One stretch of Rhodoferax lithotrophicus DNA includes these proteins:
- a CDS encoding 3-hydroxybenzoate 6-monooxygenase — MSNTSLPVLVVGGGIGGLASALALVRQGFKVQVFEQAPEIGEIGAGIQLGPNAFHAFDALGVGDKTRARAVYTDYMVMHDAIDEYQVGKIETGEAFRKRFGNPYAVIHRVDIHTSLLEGAVETGRVELFTNTHIERIEQDEVNKTVTAIDQNGKQWTGQALIGADGGKSVVRAQYVNDAPRVTGHVVYRAVIDKRDFPEDLKWNASSLWVGPKCHLVHYPLRGGEQYNVVVTFHSRQPEQWGVTDGSKEEVESYFQGICPRARQLIDLPKSWRRWATADKEPIAHWVFGRATILGDAAHPTTQYMAQGACMALEDAVTLGEALRVCHNDWATALSLYEKNRVVRTARIVLSGREMGRLYHVVGVERLVRNSLWKGRSQERFFDAVEWLYGWNASNCLQQG; from the coding sequence ATGAGCAATACTTCATTGCCAGTTTTGGTTGTTGGTGGCGGCATTGGTGGCCTGGCATCGGCTTTGGCTTTGGTGCGCCAGGGGTTCAAGGTTCAGGTGTTTGAACAAGCCCCTGAAATCGGCGAGATTGGTGCAGGCATTCAATTGGGCCCGAACGCATTTCACGCCTTTGATGCCCTCGGTGTTGGCGACAAGACCCGTGCCCGCGCGGTATACACCGACTACATGGTGATGCACGATGCCATAGACGAATACCAAGTCGGAAAGATCGAAACCGGCGAAGCCTTCCGCAAGCGCTTTGGTAACCCGTATGCCGTGATCCACCGTGTGGACATCCACACTTCTTTGCTCGAGGGTGCGGTGGAAACGGGTCGTGTCGAACTCTTCACCAACACCCACATCGAGAGAATTGAGCAAGATGAAGTCAACAAAACCGTCACAGCCATCGACCAAAATGGCAAGCAGTGGACGGGTCAAGCCCTCATCGGTGCCGACGGTGGCAAGTCAGTTGTGCGCGCGCAATATGTCAACGATGCGCCACGTGTGACCGGCCACGTGGTCTACCGTGCCGTGATCGACAAGCGCGATTTCCCGGAAGACCTGAAGTGGAACGCCTCCAGTTTGTGGGTCGGCCCCAAGTGCCACTTGGTGCACTACCCATTACGGGGCGGTGAGCAATACAACGTGGTCGTCACCTTCCATAGTCGCCAACCAGAACAATGGGGGGTGACCGATGGCAGCAAAGAAGAAGTGGAGAGCTACTTTCAAGGGATTTGTCCGCGTGCCCGGCAGTTGATTGATCTGCCCAAGAGCTGGCGTCGTTGGGCCACGGCGGACAAAGAGCCGATTGCCCACTGGGTGTTTGGTCGCGCCACCATTCTGGGAGATGCGGCGCACCCTACGACGCAGTACATGGCCCAGGGTGCCTGCATGGCGCTGGAAGATGCAGTGACGCTTGGCGAGGCGCTGCGCGTGTGCCACAACGACTGGGCCACCGCCTTGTCGTTGTACGAGAAAAACCGTGTTGTTCGCACCGCGCGTATTGTGCTGTCGGGCCGGGAAATGGGGCGCTTGTACCACGTCGTTGGTGTGGAACGTCTAGTGCGCAACAGCCTGTGGAAGGGTCGCAGTCAAGAACGTTTCTTCGATGCAGTGGAATGGCTGTATGGCTGGAATGCCAGCAACTGCCTGCAACAAGGCTGA
- a CDS encoding TRAP transporter substrate-binding protein, which yields MTICLKSLAPLTVSALLWGCIPAVYAQTVTLKFSHFIGSNHNFHKGVAEYWCHAIEKDSGGKLKCQIYPALQLGGTPAMLPDQVKNGVADVAWTSPSFATGRFPRTEALELPFSLPPSSLAGTRAMWEYTQKFGMEDYKDFKVLALFSGSNVVISTAKKPVLSAQDLKGLKLRSPSRYASLFLSGLGGTPVNMPVAAVTEGISKGVIDGAMAPWEVLPAVKIDEVTKYHMEGQANQPGFTQTPFAVLMNKAKYEGLTPELKAVIDKHSGLSLSEVAAKVWDDGSEAAKKKLTAQGNKILTIKDEDYNAMKPAGAAVEADWIKQANAKGLDGAKLAAEVHALGKKYQPK from the coding sequence ATGACAATTTGTTTGAAATCGCTGGCCCCATTAACCGTTTCTGCCTTGTTATGGGGGTGTATACCTGCCGTGTATGCTCAAACCGTGACCCTCAAGTTTTCACACTTTATCGGTTCAAACCACAACTTTCACAAAGGTGTAGCAGAGTATTGGTGCCACGCGATCGAGAAAGACTCAGGAGGCAAGCTCAAATGCCAGATCTATCCGGCACTGCAGCTTGGCGGCACGCCCGCCATGCTGCCCGACCAGGTAAAGAATGGTGTAGCCGATGTGGCCTGGACATCACCGAGCTTTGCCACCGGCCGCTTCCCACGCACCGAAGCCCTGGAATTGCCATTCTCCTTGCCCCCAAGCAGCCTGGCAGGCACCCGCGCCATGTGGGAATACACCCAGAAATTCGGCATGGAAGATTACAAAGACTTCAAAGTACTGGCCCTCTTCAGCGGCTCCAACGTAGTCATCAGCACCGCCAAGAAACCAGTGCTCTCTGCCCAAGACCTCAAAGGACTCAAATTACGCAGCCCATCGCGCTACGCCTCCCTGTTTCTGAGCGGCTTGGGGGGAACCCCGGTGAACATGCCCGTGGCGGCAGTCACCGAAGGCATCTCCAAAGGCGTGATCGACGGGGCCATGGCCCCCTGGGAAGTACTACCCGCCGTCAAGATTGACGAAGTCACCAAATACCACATGGAAGGCCAGGCCAACCAGCCCGGCTTCACCCAGACACCCTTCGCCGTGCTGATGAACAAGGCCAAATACGAAGGACTCACCCCCGAGCTGAAAGCAGTCATCGACAAACACAGCGGCCTGTCCTTGTCGGAAGTCGCCGCCAAAGTCTGGGATGACGGCAGCGAAGCCGCCAAGAAGAAATTAACCGCACAGGGCAACAAAATCCTCACCATCAAGGATGAAGACTACAACGCCATGAAACCTGCGGGTGCTGCCGTCGAAGCCGACTGGATCAAACAAGCCAACGCCAAGGGCCTGGATGGCGCCAAGTTGGCCGCTGAAGTGCATGCACTGGGCAAAAAATACCAACCCAAATAA
- a CDS encoding cupin domain-containing protein, with translation MDTLGRLEDLPQDYRDDLTRQNLVPLWPSLRAVLPPGVPTRNTKPIHWSYAALRPLLMRAGDLTPMEKAERRVLVLANPGHGLENMKVSPAMYLGMQLLLPGEWAPSHRHTPNAVRMVVEGEGAYTTVDGEKCPMSRGDLILTPTGLWHEHEHTGDQPVVWLDVLDLPIIYYAETSYGIEGQRQEVKDGRGDQVYASGGVVPTPLFERSHQAYPMLRYPWAGVRSTLLALAENQPTLDIVQVTYINPETGKDAQNNLGFYALMLRPDQTLRLPARSPACVFHVIEGGVDIEIEGNTFNLSEADTCCAPGYTSVTLRNCSNEKPSFVFLADESPLHRKLGVYECRN, from the coding sequence TTGGATACTTTGGGCCGTCTTGAAGACCTGCCTCAGGACTACCGCGATGATCTGACCAGGCAGAATCTGGTGCCCCTTTGGCCCAGTCTACGTGCGGTACTACCTCCGGGTGTGCCAACCCGCAACACCAAGCCCATCCACTGGTCCTATGCCGCGCTGCGCCCGCTGCTGATGAGGGCCGGTGACTTGACCCCCATGGAAAAAGCCGAACGTCGTGTCCTGGTCCTGGCCAACCCCGGCCACGGGCTCGAAAACATGAAAGTCAGCCCGGCCATGTATTTAGGCATGCAATTGCTGCTACCCGGCGAGTGGGCGCCCAGCCATCGCCACACGCCCAACGCGGTGCGTATGGTGGTCGAAGGTGAAGGGGCTTACACGACGGTCGATGGTGAAAAGTGCCCGATGAGCCGTGGTGACCTGATCCTGACACCCACAGGCCTGTGGCACGAGCACGAGCACACTGGCGATCAGCCGGTGGTATGGCTGGACGTTTTGGATCTGCCCATCATCTATTACGCGGAAACCTCCTATGGCATTGAAGGGCAACGCCAGGAAGTCAAGGACGGCCGAGGCGACCAAGTCTATGCAAGTGGTGGCGTGGTACCGACCCCCTTATTCGAGCGCAGCCACCAGGCCTACCCCATGCTGCGTTACCCTTGGGCCGGCGTGCGTTCTACGTTACTTGCGTTGGCCGAAAACCAGCCCACGCTTGACATTGTTCAAGTCACCTACATCAACCCTGAAACGGGCAAGGATGCACAAAACAACTTGGGCTTTTATGCCTTGATGCTGCGCCCAGACCAGACGCTGCGTCTGCCCGCGCGCTCACCAGCTTGTGTGTTTCATGTGATTGAAGGCGGCGTGGATATCGAAATTGAAGGAAACACGTTCAATTTATCCGAGGCCGACACCTGCTGTGCACCGGGCTACACCAGTGTCACACTGCGTAACTGCAGCAATGAAAAACCCTCGTTCGTATTCCTCGCAGACGAGAGCCCTCTGCATAGAAAGCTAGGCGTGTACGAATGCAGAAATTAA
- a CDS encoding hydroxymethylglutaryl-CoA lyase, with protein MAKGCCLPAHVSIHDVVVRDGFQSEPHFISTDAKIALIDRLSTTGLSKIEITSFVSAKAVPNLRDATEVCRGVIRRPNVRFVALVPNVLGCERALACDIDEINLVMSLSESHNMANMRMSTTQSLKQFADVMALTKSTRTQVNGTIATAFGCPFEGVQDQERVLATVQAYLDLGMNSITLADTTGMANPQQVCRMAYAFLARFPQVPLTMHFHNTRGMGLANVLAAVASGVKSFDASLGGLGGCPYAPGATGNICTEDTVHMLHACGVATGIDLDLLLGIARDLSTIVGHEVPGQLVRSGKSTDLHPCPASVISLRAAQATV; from the coding sequence ATGGCCAAAGGCTGCTGTTTGCCTGCTCACGTCAGCATCCATGACGTGGTGGTTCGTGATGGTTTTCAGAGTGAACCCCATTTCATTTCCACGGATGCCAAGATCGCTTTGATTGATCGACTCTCAACCACTGGCTTATCCAAGATAGAAATCACCTCGTTTGTTTCGGCCAAGGCTGTCCCTAACCTACGTGACGCTACGGAGGTGTGTCGTGGCGTGATTCGCCGCCCGAATGTGAGGTTCGTCGCCCTGGTTCCCAACGTGCTGGGTTGTGAGCGGGCGCTGGCATGTGACATCGACGAGATCAACCTGGTCATGTCCCTCAGTGAAAGCCACAACATGGCCAACATGCGCATGAGCACGACGCAGTCCCTCAAGCAGTTCGCCGATGTGATGGCGCTGACCAAGTCGACCCGTACACAGGTCAACGGCACCATCGCCACAGCCTTCGGCTGCCCCTTCGAGGGAGTGCAGGATCAAGAGCGGGTACTGGCCACCGTTCAGGCTTACCTAGACCTGGGCATGAACAGCATCACCCTGGCCGACACGACCGGAATGGCCAATCCACAGCAAGTCTGTCGCATGGCATATGCCTTTTTGGCCCGTTTCCCGCAGGTGCCACTGACCATGCATTTTCACAACACCCGTGGCATGGGTTTGGCCAATGTTCTGGCCGCCGTGGCCAGTGGTGTGAAAAGTTTCGACGCCTCACTGGGCGGTTTGGGTGGCTGCCCCTATGCGCCGGGCGCAACAGGCAACATTTGCACCGAAGACACGGTGCACATGCTGCATGCCTGTGGCGTGGCTACCGGCATTGACTTGGATTTGTTGTTGGGTATTGCCCGGGATTTATCAACCATTGTTGGCCACGAGGTTCCGGGACAACTGGTGCGCTCGGGAAAGTCCACTGATCTGCACCCGTGTCCGGCCTCCGTGATCTCCTTGCGGGCGGCGCAGGCCACCGTTTGA
- the leuC gene encoding 3-isopropylmalate dehydratase large subunit encodes MSAQTLLDKLWTRHVVREEVDGPSLLYIDRHLVNEVTSPQAFEGLRLQGRKPWRVASILATADHNVPTTDRRSGIADPVAKAQVDALDHNCDDFNIPQFGLFDPRQGILHVVAPEQGGTLPGTTVVCGDSHTSTHGAFAALAFGIGTSDVEQVLATQCLLMKKPASMLVRVEGKLALGISSKDIVLALIGQIGTSGGTGYAIEFSGSTIRSLSMEARMTLCNMVIEAGARCGMVAVDDKTITYIQGRPMAPQGADWDAAVGYWRTLVSDTNAHFDRVVELNASAIRPMVTWGTSPDMVVTVDGQVPDPAQVSDPVKRQDMQTALTYMGLTPNTRMTNIVLDKVFIGSCTNARIEDLRIAANVVKGQRVATTIKQALVVPGSGLVKAQAEAEGLDKLFTSAGFEWREAGCSMCLGMNEDRLCAGERCASTSNRNFQGRQGPGGRTHLVSPAMAAAAAIAGHFVDVSTMTHPTQEDQA; translated from the coding sequence ATGAGTGCACAAACCCTGCTCGATAAACTCTGGACTCGTCATGTCGTACGCGAAGAGGTGGACGGCCCCTCGCTGCTCTACATTGACCGCCATCTGGTCAACGAAGTCACCAGCCCACAGGCGTTCGAGGGACTGCGACTGCAGGGGCGCAAACCCTGGCGTGTGGCATCCATTCTGGCCACGGCCGATCACAACGTGCCGACGACGGATCGTCGTTCAGGCATTGCCGATCCGGTAGCCAAGGCACAAGTGGACGCACTAGACCACAACTGTGACGATTTCAACATTCCGCAGTTTGGCCTATTCGACCCACGTCAAGGCATCCTCCATGTGGTGGCACCAGAGCAAGGCGGCACGTTGCCGGGAACCACCGTGGTATGCGGTGACTCACACACATCCACCCATGGTGCCTTTGCCGCACTCGCCTTTGGTATCGGTACCTCCGATGTGGAGCAGGTGCTGGCCACCCAATGCTTATTGATGAAAAAACCGGCCTCTATGCTGGTACGTGTCGAGGGTAAATTGGCTCTTGGCATCAGTTCCAAGGACATCGTGCTGGCGCTGATCGGTCAGATTGGAACTTCCGGTGGTACGGGTTACGCCATTGAGTTTTCCGGCTCAACCATCCGCTCTCTGAGCATGGAAGCGCGCATGACCTTGTGCAACATGGTGATCGAAGCCGGTGCCCGTTGCGGCATGGTGGCGGTGGATGACAAAACGATCACCTACATCCAGGGTCGCCCCATGGCTCCACAAGGCGCGGATTGGGATGCCGCCGTCGGCTATTGGCGCACCCTGGTCAGCGACACCAATGCACACTTTGACCGGGTTGTGGAGCTGAATGCCAGCGCCATTCGGCCAATGGTGACCTGGGGTACCTCACCCGATATGGTGGTGACAGTAGATGGCCAAGTGCCAGATCCGGCGCAAGTGTCCGATCCGGTCAAACGCCAAGACATGCAAACCGCACTGACCTATATGGGGCTCACGCCGAACACGCGGATGACCAACATCGTGCTCGACAAGGTGTTCATCGGGTCCTGCACCAACGCCCGTATCGAGGATCTTCGCATCGCCGCGAATGTCGTCAAAGGTCAGCGCGTGGCCACAACAATCAAGCAAGCCTTGGTGGTGCCGGGTTCCGGCCTGGTCAAGGCGCAGGCCGAGGCCGAAGGCTTGGACAAATTGTTCACCTCTGCGGGCTTTGAATGGCGCGAAGCCGGCTGCTCCATGTGCCTGGGTATGAACGAAGACCGTCTTTGCGCAGGGGAACGTTGTGCGTCCACCTCCAACCGCAATTTCCAGGGTCGGCAGGGTCCAGGTGGCCGCACCCATTTGGTCAGCCCGGCAATGGCCGCCGCCGCCGCCATTGCCGGACATTTTGTTGATGTCAGCACAATGACCCACCCTACGCAGGAAGATCAAGCATGA
- a CDS encoding hemerythrin domain-containing protein — MTTSFPAADGDAPIQDFSQCHAGIVKRLHLLGELPALLAPAERARQIAEHSLAFFREAIFEHHLDEERELFPVVLAHAEKGAEQEQVKTMVKRLTDEHRELETLWKRIESGLKKVAKGRFDEVDTEEVQRLVTQYLAHAEFEEQAFLPLSSTILGRNANHMAALGLSLHMRHSHEPVSTYL, encoded by the coding sequence ATGACCACCTCTTTTCCTGCTGCCGACGGCGATGCGCCGATCCAGGATTTCTCGCAATGCCATGCAGGTATTGTCAAACGGCTTCACCTGCTGGGGGAGTTGCCTGCGTTGCTGGCCCCGGCAGAGCGTGCCCGTCAGATTGCCGAGCATTCGCTGGCTTTTTTTCGGGAAGCCATTTTTGAGCATCATCTGGATGAGGAGCGTGAGCTGTTTCCGGTTGTGCTGGCACACGCCGAAAAGGGCGCTGAACAAGAACAGGTGAAAACCATGGTGAAACGTCTGACCGATGAGCACCGCGAACTGGAGACTTTGTGGAAACGCATCGAATCGGGTTTGAAGAAGGTGGCCAAGGGTCGTTTTGACGAGGTGGATACCGAGGAGGTGCAGCGCCTGGTGACTCAGTACCTGGCCCATGCCGAGTTTGAGGAACAAGCGTTTCTGCCCCTCTCATCCACCATTCTGGGGCGTAATGCCAATCACATGGCCGCTCTGGGCTTGTCTCTGCATATGCGCCATTCCCATGAGCCGGTGTCTACTTATCTTTGA
- a CDS encoding TRAP transporter large permease, producing MAQVALPELRAHGYSGRLSTGTLAAAGTLGIMIPPSVPLVIYAVLTQESIGKLFMAAVIPGLMAMTGYMLVIRILVTLDPKAGPAGEKHSWTERLTATLAVLPVMGVFAVVIVGIYGGWANPTEAASIGAAACGILAIISGGMRWKGIKESLMGTAYATAMIFMVLLGADLLNSGLAITQLPTELAEWVKTSGLPPMAVLIAILLIYVLLGCVMDSLAMILLTIPIFYPMVMGLDFFGMSVPDKSVWFGILALMVVEIGLVHPPVGMNLFIIQKLAKDVPYMETAKGVMPFLASDFMRIGFLIAFPAISLWLVRSM from the coding sequence ATGGCCCAGGTGGCTTTGCCTGAGTTACGTGCGCATGGCTATTCCGGGCGCTTGTCCACCGGTACGCTGGCGGCGGCGGGCACGTTGGGCATCATGATTCCGCCCTCGGTGCCACTGGTGATTTATGCGGTGCTGACGCAGGAGTCGATTGGCAAGCTGTTCATGGCCGCCGTCATCCCGGGTTTGATGGCCATGACCGGTTACATGCTGGTGATCCGCATTTTGGTCACGCTTGACCCCAAGGCCGGCCCGGCGGGTGAGAAACACAGCTGGACCGAGCGCCTGACCGCCACGTTGGCGGTACTCCCGGTGATGGGGGTGTTTGCGGTGGTGATTGTGGGTATCTACGGTGGCTGGGCCAACCCGACGGAGGCGGCCTCGATTGGGGCTGCGGCTTGCGGCATCCTGGCCATCATCTCTGGTGGCATGCGCTGGAAGGGTATCAAGGAGAGTCTGATGGGCACGGCTTACGCCACGGCCATGATTTTTATGGTGCTGCTGGGGGCTGACTTGCTGAATTCGGGCCTGGCGATCACCCAGTTGCCGACCGAACTGGCTGAATGGGTCAAGACCAGTGGGCTGCCACCGATGGCGGTGCTGATCGCCATTTTGCTGATCTATGTGTTGCTGGGTTGTGTGATGGATTCGCTGGCGATGATTTTGCTGACCATCCCGATTTTTTACCCGATGGTGATGGGGCTGGACTTTTTTGGCATGAGTGTGCCCGACAAGTCGGTCTGGTTTGGCATTTTGGCGTTGATGGTGGTGGAGATTGGTCTGGTGCACCCGCCGGTGGGGATGAATCTGTTCATTATCCAGAAGCTGGCCAAAGATGTGCCCTACATGGAAACGGCCAAGGGGGTGATGCCTTTTCTGGCTTCGGACTTCATGCGCATCGGCTTTTTGATCGCGTTTCCGGCCATCTCTTTGTGGCTGGTGCGGTCGATGTGA
- a CDS encoding CaiB/BaiF CoA transferase family protein, with amino-acid sequence MSQKSSEPLPLKGVRVIELGTLIAGPYAGALLAQFGAEVIKVEAPGSGDPLRKWRKLHKGTSLWWYTQSRNKKSITLDLKTEKAKEIVRDLVRTADIVIENFRPGTLEKWGLGWEALSAVNPHLVMVRISGYGQTGPYRERPGFAAIAEAMGGLRYVTGEANQPPVRSGISIGDTLASLYGVIGALMAMHHLKSNNGKGQFIDVALYEAVFGVMESLIPEYSMFKHVRERTGAALPGIVPSNTYPCKDGDYVVIAGNGDSIFKRLMGIIGRPDLANDPDLANNDGRVKQTQMLDDVIGDWTRQHHLDEALQLLEAADVPSGRIYTAANIHNDPHYQARGMLESHVLPDGQSVEFPGIIPKLSATPGKTQWLGPELGEHTQEVLASIGIDADGFQQLRTQGVV; translated from the coding sequence ATGTCGCAAAAATCATCTGAGCCATTGCCCCTGAAGGGCGTTCGTGTCATTGAGTTGGGTACGCTGATTGCAGGCCCCTATGCCGGGGCGCTATTGGCGCAGTTTGGTGCAGAGGTCATTAAGGTGGAGGCCCCTGGCAGCGGAGATCCGCTGCGGAAGTGGCGCAAGCTACACAAGGGCACGTCTCTCTGGTGGTACACCCAAAGTCGCAACAAGAAATCGATCACCCTGGACCTGAAGACAGAGAAGGCCAAAGAGATCGTGCGGGATCTGGTGCGTACGGCCGACATCGTGATAGAAAACTTTCGCCCAGGCACTCTGGAAAAATGGGGATTGGGCTGGGAGGCGCTGTCAGCGGTCAACCCCCACTTGGTCATGGTGCGCATTTCTGGTTATGGCCAAACAGGCCCCTACAGGGAACGACCCGGATTTGCCGCCATTGCAGAAGCCATGGGCGGCCTGCGTTATGTCACCGGTGAAGCAAACCAACCACCCGTACGATCAGGCATCAGCATTGGCGACACACTGGCTTCCCTCTATGGTGTGATTGGTGCCCTGATGGCAATGCACCACCTCAAGTCCAACAACGGCAAGGGGCAGTTCATTGATGTGGCTTTATACGAAGCCGTGTTCGGCGTGATGGAAAGCCTGATCCCCGAGTATTCGATGTTCAAACACGTGCGGGAACGCACCGGTGCTGCGCTGCCCGGCATTGTGCCGTCGAACACCTATCCCTGCAAAGATGGTGACTACGTTGTCATCGCAGGCAACGGTGACAGTATTTTCAAGCGCTTGATGGGCATCATCGGTCGCCCCGATTTGGCAAACGATCCAGACTTGGCCAACAATGACGGCCGAGTGAAACAGACGCAAATGCTGGACGACGTGATCGGTGACTGGACGCGTCAACATCATCTGGACGAAGCACTGCAATTACTGGAAGCAGCCGATGTGCCCAGTGGTCGCATTTACACCGCGGCCAACATTCACAACGACCCTCACTACCAAGCGCGCGGCATGCTGGAAAGCCATGTATTGCCCGACGGTCAGTCGGTGGAATTCCCGGGCATCATCCCCAAACTCAGCGCTACACCGGGGAAGACTCAATGGCTGGGACCGGAGTTAGGTGAACACACACAAGAAGTGTTGGCCAGTATTGGTATCGATGCGGACGGCTTTCAGCAACTGCGTACTCAGGGGGTGGTGTGA
- a CDS encoding TRAP transporter large permease subunit, translating into MSGMTIGLLIFAGLLVLLALRIHVGIGMLLGGSAGFLAMNGGDPSSLLFTLNHLAYARLSNYDLAVIPLFMLMGQFATHGGLSKSLFKFAAAFMGHWRGGLAMAATGACAGFGGHLRLLPGHGGHHGPGGFA; encoded by the coding sequence ATGAGCGGTATGACCATCGGACTGTTGATCTTTGCCGGCCTGCTCGTCTTGCTGGCCCTGCGCATTCACGTGGGCATCGGCATGCTGCTGGGTGGCTCGGCCGGGTTCCTGGCCATGAACGGCGGGGACCCGTCCTCACTGCTGTTTACCTTGAACCACCTGGCCTATGCGCGCCTGTCCAATTACGACCTGGCAGTGATTCCGCTGTTCATGCTGATGGGGCAGTTTGCCACCCACGGTGGCCTGTCCAAATCACTGTTCAAGTTCGCGGCTGCCTTCATGGGGCATTGGCGCGGTGGACTGGCCATGGCCGCCACTGGTGCCTGTGCCGGTTTTGGGGGCCATTTGCGGCTCCTCCCTGGCCACGGCGGCCACCATGGCCCAGGTGGCTTTGCCTGA
- a CDS encoding LysR family transcriptional regulator, which produces MRLDPVTLRLFVAMVEEGTIAAAAEREHIAAAAVSKRIRGLEEVLGIELIFRSNKGIEPSAAGVALLGLARGVLHDLDDIFAQMREFSRGTRGFVRVVANISAITQVMPMALKSFLQTHPQVHIRLDEMTSGDILRVVAENGADIGLFSEWPERPDLEVYHFFNDELVLAVPTGHPLAGRTSVALADTLDYDYVGLHADSSITLQLSKAAAGLGRSVRLKMHVTSFDALSLMVEAGLGIGVLPRGSVLPYLKSMAIQIVPLDDAWARRDLKLCVRSYRSLSIAAKLMTDHLRSVGQDRGAIAVGDDDLTNE; this is translated from the coding sequence ATGAGACTTGATCCGGTCACACTGAGGCTATTTGTAGCCATGGTTGAGGAAGGCACCATTGCAGCCGCGGCTGAACGCGAACACATTGCGGCGGCTGCGGTGAGCAAGCGTATACGGGGCTTGGAAGAGGTGCTGGGCATTGAGTTGATATTCCGCAGCAACAAGGGCATTGAGCCCTCGGCAGCCGGAGTCGCCTTACTGGGTTTGGCCCGTGGCGTGCTGCATGATCTGGATGATATTTTTGCCCAGATGCGTGAATTCTCCAGAGGAACACGGGGATTTGTGCGTGTGGTGGCGAACATTTCCGCGATTACCCAAGTCATGCCAATGGCTCTAAAGTCCTTTCTCCAAACGCACCCACAGGTGCACATTCGACTTGATGAAATGACCAGCGGCGACATCCTGCGTGTAGTGGCCGAAAACGGTGCCGATATTGGTTTGTTTTCGGAGTGGCCAGAGCGCCCAGACCTGGAGGTCTACCATTTTTTCAATGATGAATTGGTATTAGCGGTGCCCACGGGCCATCCCTTGGCTGGTCGAACTTCTGTCGCCTTAGCCGACACACTGGACTACGACTATGTGGGCCTGCATGCCGATAGCAGCATCACATTGCAGTTGTCCAAAGCTGCCGCCGGGTTGGGCCGTAGTGTCCGTCTCAAGATGCATGTCACCAGTTTTGACGCTCTAAGCCTGATGGTTGAAGCCGGCTTGGGGATTGGGGTGTTGCCACGTGGCAGTGTGCTGCCTTATCTAAAGTCAATGGCGATCCAAATCGTACCGCTGGACGATGCTTGGGCACGACGCGACCTCAAACTCTGCGTGCGATCCTACCGTTCACTGTCGATTGCCGCCAAGTTGATGACGGATCATTTGCGCAGTGTGGGACAGGATCGTGGTGCCATCGCAGTTGGTGATGACGACCTCACCAACGAATGA
- a CDS encoding TRAP transporter small permease translates to MAELLPDDDRVIHPQRKGLVRQLDNVVTWWALSGGFVFVALVVMSIVSIVGRKLFSSPIEGDMELLMMGAAIGSAAFLPVCEMHDHHIKVDALTTWMSPRARAALDALAHALLMLAAAVITWRTLLYTIECHENMEVSALLLVPVWQPVVLMVPSFALLAAAALYRLTVSTQLALGAQP, encoded by the coding sequence ATGGCTGAACTCTTACCCGACGACGACCGCGTCATCCACCCTCAGCGCAAGGGACTGGTGCGCCAGCTTGACAACGTGGTGACCTGGTGGGCGCTGTCTGGTGGCTTCGTCTTTGTGGCACTGGTGGTGATGTCCATCGTCTCCATCGTCGGGCGCAAACTGTTTTCCTCGCCCATTGAAGGGGATATGGAACTGTTGATGATGGGCGCGGCGATTGGCTCGGCCGCCTTTTTGCCGGTGTGTGAAATGCACGACCACCACATCAAGGTCGATGCCCTGACCACCTGGATGAGCCCGCGTGCCCGCGCAGCGCTGGATGCCCTTGCCCACGCCCTGCTGATGCTGGCCGCGGCAGTCATCACCTGGCGCACGCTGCTCTACACCATCGAATGCCATGAGAACATGGAAGTCTCGGCCCTCTTGCTGGTGCCGGTCTGGCAACCCGTGGTGTTGATGGTGCCCAGCTTTGCCTTGCTGGCCGCCGCAGCCCTTTACCGGCTGACCGTTTCAACCCAGCTTGCACTCGGAGCCCAGCCATGA